In Pseudofrankia saprophytica, one genomic interval encodes:
- a CDS encoding glycoside hydrolase family 2 TIM barrel-domain containing protein gives MIRTSFNDGWFFRPKAEAFLTILGQADTGWEPVRLPHDAMVHGERDSTDTTAAQRGYFPAGAYEYKKTFFVPDEYRHRRVTFEFEGVYRNARVYLNGDLAGRCANGYSNFQMRADHLLRYGQDNEILVDARSQDDTRWYSGGGIYRNVKILLGGLVYVAPDGVRVTTPVVDDEFAVVTVSTEVRNEAAVTRTVDVVTEIVDVDGAVVGKDVAPATLFPGTTETVRQRLTVAEPGLWSVDDPFLYTCRTSVRAGDELLDEDLTRFGIRTLGVDPHRGFRLNGRTVKLRGACIHHDNGVIGAATIDRAEERRVEILKQAGFNAIRSGHNPISKALLDACDRLGMLVVDELFDTWTRSKSGEDYALDFTTWWESDVRAMVDKDFNHPSVVLYSIGNEIPETGSAAGAALGRRIAEKVRALDGTRLVTNAVNGLLAGGPELFAAFAGGSEPQSAENVDVNTFMTQFREFMPVLMTSDVITSKTAEAMSYLDVAGYNYLESRYAMDRALFPNRVILGTETFPSDIDTNWRLVQDNSHVIGDFTWTGWDYLGEPGLGRIEYQGEGTTTASVTDHQAAYPWLAAWCGDLDITGHRRPASYYREIVFGLRSEPYLAVHRPARHGQPVRVATWWSWTDSISSWTWDGHEGRPIHVDVYSAADEVELLVNGRSLGIASAGEKNRFRAEFETVYEPGEILAVAYTDGEEIGRTVLRSASGEVRLRVEADRAEIGADDGDLAFISITLVDQAGNFYNTADRPVSVELTGPGELQGFGSADPKPTENFFDTTRTTFDGRALAVIRPTAPGTVSVTLTARECTPSTVRIEARPRDAADPFPARQRP, from the coding sequence TTGATTCGCACATCGTTCAACGACGGCTGGTTCTTCCGGCCGAAGGCCGAGGCGTTCCTGACGATCCTGGGGCAGGCCGACACCGGCTGGGAGCCGGTCCGACTGCCGCACGACGCGATGGTGCACGGCGAACGCGACAGCACCGACACGACGGCGGCGCAGCGCGGCTACTTCCCGGCCGGGGCCTACGAGTACAAGAAGACGTTCTTCGTGCCCGACGAGTACCGGCACCGCCGGGTCACCTTCGAGTTCGAAGGGGTCTACCGAAACGCCCGGGTGTACCTGAACGGTGACCTGGCGGGGCGGTGCGCTAATGGGTACTCGAACTTCCAGATGCGTGCCGATCATCTGCTGCGGTACGGCCAGGACAACGAGATCCTGGTCGACGCGCGTAGCCAGGACGACACGCGCTGGTACTCCGGTGGTGGCATCTACCGCAACGTGAAGATCCTTCTCGGTGGCCTGGTGTATGTGGCCCCGGACGGCGTGCGCGTCACGACTCCGGTCGTAGACGACGAGTTCGCCGTCGTCACGGTGTCGACCGAGGTGCGCAACGAGGCCGCGGTCACCCGAACCGTCGATGTCGTCACGGAGATCGTGGACGTGGACGGCGCGGTCGTCGGCAAGGACGTCGCTCCGGCGACTCTCTTCCCCGGCACCACCGAGACCGTGCGCCAGCGGCTGACCGTCGCGGAGCCAGGCCTGTGGAGCGTCGATGATCCTTTCCTCTACACCTGCCGGACCAGCGTGCGCGCCGGCGACGAGCTGCTCGACGAGGACCTGACGCGGTTCGGCATCCGCACCCTCGGCGTCGACCCACACCGTGGCTTCCGGCTCAACGGGCGAACGGTGAAGCTGCGCGGCGCGTGCATCCACCATGACAACGGCGTCATCGGCGCGGCCACGATCGACCGGGCGGAGGAACGCCGGGTCGAGATCCTGAAACAGGCCGGCTTCAACGCGATCCGCAGCGGGCACAACCCGATCAGCAAGGCGCTGCTCGACGCCTGCGACCGGCTGGGCATGCTCGTGGTGGACGAGCTCTTCGACACGTGGACAAGGTCGAAGTCCGGCGAGGACTACGCCCTCGACTTCACCACGTGGTGGGAGTCGGACGTGCGTGCGATGGTGGACAAGGACTTCAACCATCCCAGCGTCGTCCTCTACTCGATCGGCAACGAGATTCCCGAGACGGGCAGCGCCGCCGGTGCGGCGCTGGGGCGGCGGATCGCCGAGAAGGTGCGCGCGCTGGATGGCACGCGGCTGGTCACGAACGCCGTCAACGGGCTGCTGGCCGGCGGTCCGGAGTTGTTCGCCGCGTTCGCCGGTGGATCCGAGCCGCAAAGCGCTGAGAATGTCGACGTCAACACGTTCATGACCCAGTTCCGGGAGTTCATGCCGGTCCTGATGACCTCCGACGTCATCACGTCGAAGACGGCGGAAGCCATGTCCTACCTCGACGTGGCCGGCTACAACTACCTGGAATCGCGGTACGCGATGGATCGCGCGCTGTTCCCGAACCGGGTCATTCTCGGGACCGAGACGTTTCCCTCCGACATCGACACGAACTGGCGGCTCGTCCAGGACAACAGCCACGTCATCGGCGACTTCACCTGGACCGGCTGGGACTATCTCGGCGAGCCGGGGCTCGGCCGGATCGAGTACCAGGGCGAGGGAACCACGACCGCCAGCGTGACCGATCACCAGGCGGCCTATCCCTGGCTCGCGGCGTGGTGCGGGGACCTCGACATCACCGGGCATCGCCGTCCCGCCTCCTACTACCGTGAGATCGTCTTCGGCCTGCGCTCCGAGCCGTACCTGGCCGTGCACCGGCCGGCACGGCACGGCCAGCCGGTCAGGGTGGCGACCTGGTGGTCGTGGACCGACTCGATCTCCAGCTGGACCTGGGACGGCCACGAGGGCCGACCGATCCACGTCGACGTCTACTCGGCCGCGGACGAGGTCGAGCTCCTGGTCAACGGCCGCTCGCTGGGAATCGCCTCCGCGGGGGAGAAGAACCGGTTCAGAGCCGAGTTCGAGACCGTCTACGAGCCGGGCGAGATCCTCGCCGTCGCCTACACCGACGGCGAGGAAATCGGACGCACGGTTCTGCGCTCGGCGTCCGGCGAGGTCCGTCTCCGGGTCGAGGCCGACCGTGCGGAGATCGGCGCCGATGACGGCGACCTCGCCTTCATCTCGATCACCCTCGTCGACCAGGCCGGCAACTTCTACAACACCGCCGACCGCCCGGTGTCCGTCGAGCTGACCGGACCCGGGGAGCTCCAGGGATTCGGCAGCGCCGACCCGAAGCCGACGGAGAACTTCTTCGACACCACCCGGACCACCTTCGACGGGCGGGCCCTCGCGGTCATTCGCCCGACGGCCCCGGGAACGGTGTCCGTCACCCTCACCGCGCGGGAATGCACGCCCTCGACTGTCCGCATCGAGGCCCGACCACGCGACGCCGCGGACCCGTTCCCGGCGAGACAGCGGCCGTGA
- a CDS encoding LacI family DNA-binding transcriptional regulator, translated as MPEASIGRRVTAVDVAREAGVSRATVGYVLNATPGQTIPQTTRLRVLDAATRLGYRPNSAARALVSGRSRIILLVLPDWPQEFRFRHFLDEASLALDESGYSLVTYTRHPGTRSRPLWESLNPDLVIGLVPFDPEDVASMRSCGITRLFPDPDSDDPANISTAVSAGPELQVDHLIDRGHSRLVYATFKEPPPYSLVLARHRAAGERARSHNLPAPDLVQIDHRDGSADNAIRRWRDTGITAVIAFNDLVAAAVVGAAVTAGLRIPEDIAVIGHDDSPLAALLVPPLTTIRFDTPTLGRDFTDFALHKLEGRPRQNPTPSHRATLIHRKTT; from the coding sequence ATGCCAGAGGCAAGCATCGGACGCCGTGTCACAGCCGTGGACGTCGCTCGCGAGGCCGGGGTCTCGCGAGCCACCGTGGGATACGTCCTGAACGCCACCCCAGGACAGACGATCCCGCAGACCACCCGCCTACGCGTGCTCGACGCCGCGACCCGGCTCGGCTACCGGCCGAACAGCGCCGCGCGCGCCCTGGTCAGCGGCCGAAGCAGGATCATCCTGCTCGTCCTGCCCGACTGGCCTCAGGAGTTCAGGTTCAGACACTTCCTGGACGAGGCATCCCTCGCCCTGGACGAGTCCGGCTACTCACTCGTCACCTACACCCGCCATCCCGGCACCCGCAGCCGACCGCTGTGGGAGTCACTCAACCCCGACCTCGTGATCGGCCTGGTCCCGTTCGACCCCGAGGACGTCGCCTCGATGCGCAGCTGCGGGATCACCAGACTGTTCCCAGACCCCGACAGCGACGACCCGGCCAACATCTCGACTGCGGTCAGCGCCGGACCGGAACTCCAGGTCGACCACCTGATCGACCGAGGCCACAGCCGGCTGGTATACGCCACGTTCAAGGAACCACCCCCATACTCGCTGGTCCTGGCGCGCCACCGCGCCGCAGGCGAACGCGCCCGCTCGCACAACCTGCCCGCACCCGACCTCGTCCAGATCGACCACCGGGACGGGTCCGCCGACAACGCGATCCGCCGGTGGCGCGACACGGGCATCACGGCCGTCATCGCCTTCAACGACCTCGTCGCCGCGGCCGTCGTGGGCGCCGCCGTCACCGCGGGGCTACGGATACCCGAGGACATCGCCGTCATCGGACACGACGACAGCCCACTGGCCGCCCTACTAGTCCCCCCACTGACGACCATACGGTTCGACACCCCCACCCTCGGGCGCGACTTCACCGACTTCGCCCTCCACAAACTAGAAGGCCGACCCCGACAGAACCCAACCCCCTCCCACCGCGCCACCCTCATACACCGCAAAACCACCTAA
- a CDS encoding ABC transporter substrate-binding protein, with product MHLCRRRLVLGAAIAVMAAAATDCATPSSGGGANTPCDSPGVTPNQVTLGFVYPASGGSSSPLSTARAGIDARIGLANEQGGVHGRRIAYQWRDDGGTPSVATVAVDDLVQRQQVFGLVTASATLGDSLNHLTSLGVPVTGISIEPAWAGRKNMFSFIYAASPAVVGQYIRAAHGTRVAVITGSDSAASSDATTAYLEGLRAAGVSTFETFPYTGIGSPDQVARKIMTFGADALLGIVAPHDFGQVVQATRAAGAQLAVSVVLTGYDRSILASDGPALAGVSIPIFFRPFEAGGPAMQRYQSAMARYAPESGGTDQQFAMFTYINTDLLLRGLDLAGPCPTREGFISALRSVTAYDADSLVAPVDLSDYTGKPLSCHAFVQVSPDGASFQAVRDRVCADGSTG from the coding sequence ATGCATTTATGTAGGCGACGATTAGTCTTAGGGGCAGCGATCGCGGTCATGGCTGCCGCGGCCACCGACTGCGCCACGCCGAGCAGTGGAGGCGGCGCGAACACGCCCTGCGACTCGCCCGGAGTCACACCGAACCAGGTGACACTGGGATTCGTCTATCCCGCGTCGGGAGGGTCGAGTTCCCCGCTCTCCACGGCCCGTGCCGGTATTGACGCCAGAATCGGCCTCGCCAATGAGCAGGGCGGCGTCCACGGCCGACGGATCGCTTACCAGTGGCGAGACGATGGAGGGACCCCGTCCGTCGCCACGGTCGCGGTCGACGACCTTGTCCAACGCCAGCAGGTCTTCGGGCTCGTGACCGCCAGTGCCACCCTCGGTGATTCCCTCAACCACCTCACGAGCCTGGGAGTGCCCGTCACCGGCATCTCCATCGAACCTGCCTGGGCCGGGCGCAAGAACATGTTCTCTTTCATCTACGCCGCATCACCGGCCGTTGTCGGCCAGTACATCCGGGCTGCTCATGGCACCAGGGTCGCGGTCATCACCGGGAGCGACTCGGCGGCAAGCTCCGACGCCACGACCGCGTATTTGGAGGGCCTACGGGCGGCGGGCGTCAGCACCTTCGAGACGTTTCCTTACACCGGCATCGGCAGTCCCGACCAGGTAGCCAGAAAGATCATGACATTCGGCGCCGACGCCCTGCTGGGGATCGTCGCGCCACACGACTTCGGGCAGGTCGTACAGGCGACGCGAGCCGCGGGCGCGCAACTGGCCGTCAGTGTCGTGCTCACCGGCTACGACCGCAGCATTCTGGCATCCGACGGTCCGGCACTCGCCGGTGTGTCGATACCGATCTTCTTCCGCCCGTTCGAAGCAGGCGGCCCAGCAATGCAGCGTTACCAGAGCGCCATGGCCCGCTACGCCCCGGAGTCCGGCGGCACCGACCAGCAGTTCGCGATGTTCACCTACATCAACACCGATCTGCTCCTACGCGGACTCGACCTCGCTGGCCCCTGCCCCACCCGTGAGGGCTTCATCAGCGCCCTGCGAAGCGTTACCGCCTACGACGCGGACAGCCTCGTCGCACCCGTCGACCTCAGCGACTACACGGGCAAACCACTGTCCTGCCATGCCTTCGTCCAGGTCTCGCCCGACGGTGCCTCGTTCCAGGCCGTCCGTGACCGCGTCTGCGCCGACGGCAGCACCGGCTGA